A portion of the Aquicoccus sp. G2-2 genome contains these proteins:
- a CDS encoding ABC transporter ATP-binding protein codes for MSLLEVRDLKVSFRQDGMLHPAVKGVSFSVDRGETVALVGESGSGKSVTALSTVALLPPSAELEGSVTYDGQQMIGAKARLLRKVRGNDISFIFQEPMTSLNPLHTIDKQLTESIELHQGIVGKAARERVLDLLEKVGIRNAAARLNAYPHELSGGQRQRVMIAMALANKPDVLIADEPTTALDVTIQAQILELLAELKRTENMGLLFITHDLSIVQRIADRVCVMKDGEIVEEGATAGIFANPQHPYTKKLLAARAVGQPDPVPSGAKELVRTDHLKVWFPIKQGFFKRTVDHVKAVNDATLCVRAGETLGIVGESGSGKTTLALAIMRLIASEGGITFDGQDVRQWSTKKLRDLRREMQIVFQDPFGSLSPRMSCMQIIAEGLGVHGNPDGRPERELVTDVMREVGLDPETMHRYPHEFSGGQRQRIAIARAMILRPRLVVLDEPTSALDMTVQVQIVELLRALQVKYGLAYLFISHDLNVVRAMSHKIMVMRNGDVVETGDAQALFEAPKTEYARALLAAALDLKAG; via the coding sequence ATGAGCCTTCTGGAAGTGCGTGATTTGAAGGTTTCGTTCCGGCAGGATGGCATGTTGCATCCGGCGGTGAAGGGGGTTTCGTTTTCGGTTGATCGGGGTGAAACCGTCGCATTGGTGGGCGAGAGCGGTTCCGGCAAATCGGTCACGGCGCTTTCCACCGTGGCGCTTTTGCCGCCGAGTGCGGAGCTTGAAGGTTCGGTCACTTATGACGGGCAGCAGATGATCGGGGCCAAGGCGCGGTTGCTGAGGAAGGTGCGCGGCAACGATATCAGCTTTATCTTTCAGGAGCCGATGACCAGCCTTAACCCGCTGCACACGATTGACAAGCAACTGACCGAGAGCATCGAGTTGCATCAGGGCATTGTGGGCAAAGCCGCGCGGGAGCGGGTGCTTGATTTGCTGGAGAAGGTGGGGATTCGGAATGCGGCGGCCCGGCTGAACGCATATCCGCATGAGCTTTCCGGTGGGCAGCGGCAGCGGGTGATGATCGCCATGGCCTTGGCCAACAAGCCGGATGTATTGATCGCGGATGAGCCGACCACGGCGCTTGACGTGACCATACAGGCGCAAATTCTGGAGCTGTTGGCCGAGCTGAAACGAACCGAGAATATGGGGCTTTTGTTCATTACCCATGACTTGAGCATCGTGCAGCGAATTGCCGACCGGGTTTGCGTGATGAAGGATGGTGAGATCGTCGAGGAAGGTGCGACGGCGGGGATTTTTGCGAACCCTCAGCATCCTTATACGAAAAAGCTGTTGGCGGCGCGGGCCGTGGGCCAGCCGGACCCGGTGCCTTCGGGCGCAAAGGAGCTGGTGCGGACCGATCACTTGAAGGTGTGGTTCCCGATCAAGCAGGGCTTTTTCAAGCGCACGGTGGACCACGTCAAGGCGGTGAATGACGCCACCCTTTGCGTGCGCGCCGGAGAGACGCTGGGCATTGTCGGTGAAAGCGGGTCGGGCAAGACGACGCTGGCGCTGGCCATCATGCGGCTGATCGCGTCGGAGGGCGGGATCACCTTTGACGGGCAGGACGTGCGCCAGTGGAGCACGAAAAAGCTGCGTGATTTGCGCCGGGAAATGCAGATCGTGTTTCAGGACCCGTTCGGCTCTCTTTCGCCGCGGATGAGCTGTATGCAGATCATCGCCGAGGGCCTTGGCGTGCATGGCAACCCGGATGGGCGGCCAGAGCGCGAACTGGTGACCGATGTGATGCGTGAGGTTGGGCTGGACCCGGAGACAATGCACCGTTACCCGCATGAATTCAGCGGTGGGCAGCGCCAGCGGATTGCGATTGCGCGGGCGATGATCCTGCGGCCGCGTCTGGTGGTGCTGGATGAACCGACGAGTGCGCTTGATATGACCGTGCAGGTGCAGATCGTGGAGCTTTTGCGGGCGCTACAGGTGAAATACGGGCTGGCTTATCTGTTTATCAGCCACGATTTGAACGTGGTGCGGGCGATGAGCCACAAGATCATGGTGATGCGCAATGGCGACGTGGTGGAAACCGGCGATGCGCAGGCGTTGTTCGAGGCACCCAAGACCGAGTATGCGCGCGCGCTTCTGGCGGCGGCGCTGGACTTGAAGGCAGGGTAG
- a CDS encoding Crp/Fnr family transcriptional regulator, whose protein sequence is MLQEQQAFRPQDCSDCPIRHRAVCSRCEVDELQELEAIKYYRTFEAGQTVVWAGDPMDFVGSVVSGVGTLTQTMEDGRTQMVGLLLPSDFVGRPGRGGAAFDVVATTDLVMCCFRKRPFEKLLIETPVVAQRLLEMTLDELDAAREWMLVLGRKTAREKIASLIAILARRKVALGASGNQNGRLAFELPLTREAMADYLGLTLETVSRQMTALKSDGVIGLEGKRHVTVPDFIRLIDEAGDDCDGAMTL, encoded by the coding sequence ATGCTTCAGGAACAACAAGCCTTCAGGCCGCAGGATTGCAGCGATTGCCCGATACGGCACCGCGCTGTTTGTTCGCGCTGTGAGGTGGATGAACTTCAAGAGCTTGAAGCGATTAAGTATTACCGGACATTCGAAGCTGGTCAGACCGTGGTTTGGGCCGGTGACCCGATGGATTTCGTGGGCTCTGTTGTTTCGGGTGTCGGCACGTTGACGCAGACGATGGAAGATGGCCGCACGCAGATGGTGGGCCTTCTGCTGCCGAGTGATTTTGTCGGGCGGCCAGGCCGGGGCGGGGCGGCGTTCGACGTGGTTGCCACCACCGATCTGGTGATGTGCTGTTTTCGCAAGCGCCCGTTTGAGAAGTTGCTGATCGAGACGCCGGTGGTTGCCCAGAGACTGCTTGAAATGACGCTGGACGAGTTGGATGCGGCACGCGAATGGATGCTGGTGCTGGGCCGCAAGACAGCGCGTGAGAAGATTGCCAGCCTGATTGCGATTCTGGCGCGGCGCAAGGTGGCGCTTGGGGCGTCGGGCAACCAAAACGGGCGATTGGCGTTTGAGTTGCCGCTGACGCGCGAGGCGATGGCGGATTATCTTGGTCTGACCCTGGAAACGGTGAGCCGACAGATGACCGCGTTGAAATCTGATGGGGTGATCGGTCTGGAGGGCAAGCGGCACGTTACTGTGCCGGATTTCATCCGGCTGATCGACGAAGCGGGCGATGACTGTGATGGCGCGATGACGCTCTGA
- a CDS encoding universal stress protein yields MAYKSLFSVLTDPNLAEEVLTHGIAMADVLDAHLDVLCLGVDRSQTGYYYAGANAMVLQETINRAQDESKAVEAKAKSILTGSSVRWGTDIGVAQLADLGRHVAARARFSDLVILPQPYGENRGAELEAVVEAALFDGQSAVFIVPEKGDPQPKPKSVVIGWNESAEALNAVRAAMPMLRQAEAVHVAVIDPPTHGPNRSDPGGMLSQYLSRHGVRAEIDVLSKSLPRISDMLSRHAADIEADLIVMGAYGHSRFREAILGGATRNMLELAELPVLMAH; encoded by the coding sequence ATGGCATATAAATCATTGTTCTCGGTTCTGACCGATCCCAACCTCGCCGAGGAGGTTCTGACGCATGGCATTGCGATGGCCGATGTGCTTGACGCGCATCTCGATGTGCTTTGCCTCGGCGTCGATCGAAGCCAGACCGGCTACTATTACGCGGGCGCCAACGCGATGGTGCTTCAGGAAACGATCAACCGCGCTCAGGACGAATCAAAGGCCGTCGAAGCCAAAGCCAAATCTATCCTGACCGGGTCATCCGTCCGCTGGGGCACCGATATAGGTGTCGCACAACTCGCTGATCTTGGCCGCCACGTGGCCGCACGGGCACGATTCTCCGATCTGGTGATCCTGCCACAGCCTTACGGCGAAAATCGCGGCGCCGAACTTGAAGCCGTGGTCGAGGCTGCACTGTTCGATGGCCAATCCGCGGTTTTCATCGTTCCCGAAAAGGGCGATCCACAGCCTAAACCCAAATCGGTGGTGATCGGCTGGAACGAAAGCGCCGAGGCGCTGAATGCGGTGCGCGCCGCAATGCCGATGCTGCGGCAGGCCGAGGCCGTGCATGTCGCCGTCATTGACCCGCCCACACATGGGCCAAACCGGTCCGATCCGGGCGGGATGCTGTCGCAATACCTGTCACGCCATGGGGTGCGGGCCGAAATAGATGTGCTCTCGAAATCCCTGCCGCGCATCTCGGATATGCTGTCGCGCCATGCCGCCGACATCGAGGCCGATCTTATCGTGATGGGTGCCTACGGCCATTCGCGTTTCCGCGAAGCCATTCTTGGCGGTGCCACGCGCAACATGCTCGAACTCGCCGAATTGCCGGTGCTCATGGCACACTGA